One genomic segment of Clavelina lepadiformis chromosome 3, kaClaLepa1.1, whole genome shotgun sequence includes these proteins:
- the LOC143450120 gene encoding uncharacterized protein LOC143450120: MKVFFVSLACLVAVAASFTVNEAELQQVQFSEAAKAQLIAVSKDALQNLCLSENVEPEILTTICMKALSNSFQSVTANDAMTRGSQNCVDCSVADPICWDACPQ; this comes from the exons ATGAAGGTGTTCTTCGTATCTCTCGCATGTTTGGTCGCGGTTGCGGCGTCTTTTACCGTAAATGAAGCAGAG CTTCAGCAAGTTCAATTTTCGGAAGCGGCTAAAGCACAATTAATTGCGGTGTCAAAAGATGCTCTGCAGAATTTGTGCTTGTCTGAAAATGTGGAGCCGGAAATTCTGACCACAATTTGCATGAAAGCACTCTCCAACAGCTTCCAATCTGTTACTGCAAACGACGCAA TGACAAGAGGTTCTCAGAATTGCGTCGACTGCTCTGTGGCCGATCCTATCTGCTGGGATGCCTGTCCACAGTAA
- the LOC143450082 gene encoding uncharacterized protein LOC143450082, which translates to MKISIILLSCALAATSANSISSVSDEKILQVLERQNDYIVKQKILSFSSEAKAKLRYAALTAIAKLCFHDDVPEEILNTVCARAASTGAGKQSDASLQSSSCFDCTIADPICFLACPQ; encoded by the exons ATGAAAATTTCTATAATTCTGTTATCCTGTGCGTTGGCGGCAACGTCAGCAAACTCAATATCGTCAGTTTCAGACGAGAAAATTCTGCAAGTTTTGGAACGCCAGAATGATTACATTGTGAAGCAAAAG ATACTTTCTTTTTCCTCGGAGGCAAAAGCAAAACTCCGTTACGCTGCATTAACTGCCATTGCAAAACTGTGTTTCCATGACGACGTTCCAGAGGAAATCTTGAACACGGTATGTGCACGTGCTGCTAGCACTGGAGCCGGGAAGCAAAGTGATGCAA GCCTGCAAAGTTCAAGTTGTTTTGACTGTACCATCGCTGACCCGATCTGCTTTCTTGCATGTCCTCAGTAG
- the LOC143450467 gene encoding cytosolic 5'-nucleotidase 3-like — translation MKLLEKLQESHVHIKDESSVYAKLEALFKGGASSLQIISDFDMTLSRYSVNNQRCPSSHGILEAGMCLSAEAKEHLHETNKKYRAIEIDPHMSPDEKIPYMLEWWGKAHSAMGNVVISKSMIKNAVATSTAMLKDGCSELFNTLHKHSVPLLVFSAGLGDVIEEVIRQKSHFHPNMKTVSNFMKFNEKDIMVGFDGLLIHSFNKNEGALVHSEYFEEISHRHNIILLGDMMGDLHMADGVQNINSILKIGYLNQNDPVALETYKDVWDIVLVEDPTVNIVNAIVSNIISNDG, via the exons ATGAAGTTG TTGGAGAAGCTGCAGGAATCCCATGTGCACATAAAAGATGAATCTAGTGTATATGCAAAGTTGGAAGCGTTATTTAAAGGTGGTGCAAGCTCTTTGCAG attATCAGTGACTTTGACATGACTTTAAGTCGATATTCAGTCAATAATCAACGATGCCCCAGTAGCCATG GAATTCTGGAAGCTGGCATGTGTTTGTCTGCCGAGGCAAAAGAACATTTAcacgaaacaaacaaaaagtatCGGGCAATTGAAATAGACCCACATATGTCACCTGATGAAAAAATACCCTATATGCTGGAATG GTGGGGAAAAGCCCACTCAGCTATGGGCAATGTAGTGATTAGCAAATCAATGATCAAGAATGCTGTAGCTACCTCAACTGCCATGCTAAA AGATGGCTGTTCTGAACTCTTTAACACTCTTCACAAACATTCTGTACCACTTTTGGTATTTTCTGCGGGACTGGGAGATGTTATTGAAGAAGTAATTCGACAGAAATCGCATTTCCATCCAAACATGAAGACTGTGTccaattttatgaaatttaatgAAAAG gATATAATGGTTGGATTTGATGGCTTGCTAATAcacagttttaataaaaacgaaGGTGCTCTAGTACACTCAGAATATTTTGAAGAAATCAGTCATCGACATAACATAATTTTACTTGGCGATATGATGGGAGATTTACATATGGCTGATGGAGTTCAGAACATTAATTCCATATTAAAAATAGgatatttaaatcaaaat GATCCAGTGGCTCTGGAAACGTATAAGGACGTATGGGACATTGTCCTTGTTGAAGATCCAACAGTGAATATAGTTAATGCTATTGTTTCAAATATTATTAGCAATGATGGTTGA
- the LOC143450223 gene encoding uncharacterized protein LOC143450223 produces MKVFFVSLACLVAVAASFTVNEVELQQVQFSEAAKAQLIAMSKDALQNLCLSENVEPEILTTICMKALSNSFQSVYSSDAMTRGSQNCVDCSVADPICWDACPQ; encoded by the exons ATGAAGGTGTTCTTCGTATCTCTGGCATGTTTGGTCGCAGTTGCGGCGTCTTTTACCGTAAATGAAGTAGAG CTTCAGCAAGTTCAATTTTCGGAAGCGGCTAAAGCACAATTAATTGCGATGTCAAAAGATGCTCTGCAGAATTTGTGCTTGTCTGAAAATGTGGAACCGGAAATTCTGACCACAATTTGCATGAAAGCGCTCTCCAACAGCTTCCAATCTGTTTACTCAAGTGACGCAA TGACAAGAGGTTCTCAGAATTGCGTCGACTGCTCTGTGGCCGACCCTATCTGCTGGGATGCCTGTCCACAGTAA